The sequence below is a genomic window from Bacteroidota bacterium.
AGCTTTTGCGGTTGCCCGGATAAATTCCCAGTCCGTTTTTCAATTGTTTAAAAAGGGCGAGGAAATCGACATCCCGCGGCCCGTATACGGCAGCGGGGCGAATGATGGTATAGGGAAAAGGCAGGGAAGCCTGGGTGAGTAATTGTTCAGCTTCCAGTTTTGAGAGCCCGTAATCCTCTGCTGGAACAGGGCTTTCAGCTTCGGTTTTGGGGTTTTGGGTAGAGGCCGCAGGGCCGGCAGCTGCCTGGGAGGAAATAAGGATAAAACGCTGCAAGCCAGGATTAACCCGTTGCAAGGCGTTTATAAGATTCCGGGTTGGTAGCACGTTGCCCTGCCTGAACCCGTTCAGCGTTAGTGCTTTGGTTACGCCGGCAACGTGAAATACATGGGTTGCGTCATTGAGCGCACCAGATGATACGAGACTATCTTCGTCAGCGTAGTTGATACCAAAACTGGTGTATCCCTCGGATCGGGTTTGGCTGCCAGGATGGGAGCGTACGAGGCAGCGGACGTCGGCACCTTCGGCGACAAGTTTATTGCGCAGCATCGACCCAATGAAGCCGTTTGATCCTGTAATTACAGGTTTCATGACACTTTATTCATAAAAAGTTGTACGTAAAATCGACTTATTTGGCCTAAAAACGGACTTTAGAGCAAAAAAATGCCAGAAACCGAAAAAAAATTA
It includes:
- a CDS encoding NAD-dependent epimerase/dehydratase family protein, whose protein sequence is MKPVITGSNGFIGSMLRNKLVAEGADVRCLVRSHPGSQTRSEGYTSFGINYADEDSLVSSGALNDATHVFHVAGVTKALTLNGFRQGNVLPTRNLINALQRVNPGLQRFILISSQAAAGPAASTQNPKTEAESPVPAEDYGLSKLEAEQLLTQASLPFPYTIIRPAAVYGPRDVDFLALFKQLKNGLGIYPGNRKSYVSTIYVDDLVNGILDAAQHSQATDKTYFLTNEVAVSWEQIYKHIADIWSSRLFEINLPIGIIAAVAKLGDLYSKVTGKVTVLNSKKIDLARPKYWVCSSEQAAHDFGFKPQMALAAGLKETFDWYK